A single window of Pontiella agarivorans DNA harbors:
- a CDS encoding GNAT family N-acetyltransferase, with protein sequence MMIIQATTDHILHAAKLFDLYRQFYDQPKNPALAESYIRQRIVNDESAIFLAFEGGEAVGFVQLYPSFCSVDAIKIQILYDLYVKEAFRGNGIARSLMNKARAYSKASGAKRIDLLTGVENKAGQALYEKLDYYRSLDDFIGYTLNL encoded by the coding sequence ATGATGATCATACAGGCAACGACAGATCATATTCTGCATGCGGCAAAGCTGTTTGATTTATATCGGCAGTTTTATGACCAACCGAAAAATCCGGCGCTGGCGGAATCGTATATCCGTCAACGTATCGTAAATGATGAATCGGCGATTTTTTTGGCTTTTGAAGGTGGGGAGGCGGTTGGTTTTGTTCAGCTCTATCCCTCGTTTTGTTCGGTGGATGCGATCAAGATTCAGATTCTATACGACCTCTACGTAAAAGAAGCGTTTCGCGGAAACGGCATTGCCCGCTCGCTTATGAATAAAGCCAGAGCATATTCAAAAGCGAGCGGAGCAAAGCGGATTGATCTGTTGACCGGTGTTGAAAATAAGGCGGGCCAGGCGCTCTACGAAAAACTTGACTACTACCGGTCGCTGGACGATTTTATCGGTTATACCCTAAACTTGTGA